One Gammaproteobacteria bacterium DNA window includes the following coding sequences:
- a CDS encoding elongation factor Tu translates to MSKEKFERKKPHVNVGTIGHVDHGKTTLTAAMCNVL, encoded by the coding sequence ATGTCAAAAGAAAAATTTGAACGTAAAAAACCCCATGTAAACGTGGGTACGATTGGTCACGTTGACCACGGTAAGACCACGTTGACTGCGGCGATGTGTAACGTATTG